From Lemur catta isolate mLemCat1 chromosome 19, mLemCat1.pri, whole genome shotgun sequence, a single genomic window includes:
- the ZFP36 gene encoding mRNA decay activator protein ZFP36, whose product MATRAAMDLSAIYESLLSLSPDMPSDHGGTESSSGWGPSGLWSLSSSDSSPSGVTSRLPGRSTSLVEGRSCSWVPPPPGFAPLAPRSGSELSPSPTSPTATPTASSRYKTELCRTFSESGRCRYGAKCQFAHGLGELRQANRHPKYKTELCHKFYLQGRCPYGSRCHFIHNPSEDLAAPGQPHVLRQSISFSGLPSGRRTSPPPTGLAGSSLSFSPSSSPPPPGELPLSPSAFSAAPGTPVARRDPTPACCPSCRRATPISIWGPLGGLARSPSTQSLGSDPDEYASSGSSLGGSDSPVFEAGVFGPPQPPAPAVPRRLPIFNRISVSE is encoded by the coding sequence AGTCTCCTGTCGCTGAGTCCTGACATGCCATCCGACCACGGAGGGACTGAGTCCAGCTCAGGCTGGGGCCCCTCGGGACTCTGGAGCCTGAGCTCATCGGACTCCAGCCCGTCTGGGGTCACCTCCCGCCTGCCTGGCCGCTCCACCAGCCTGGTGGAGGGCCGCAGCTGTAGCTGGGTGCCCCCACCTCCTGGCTTCGCACCTCTGGCTCCCCGCTCGGGCTCCGAGCTGTCGCCCTCGCCCACCTCACCTACCGCGACCCCCACGGCTTCCTCCCGCTACAAGACTGAGCTATGTCGGACCTTCTCAGAGAGCGGGCGCTGCCGCTACGGGGCCAAGTGCCAGTTTGCCCATGGCCTGGGTGAGCTGCGCCAGGCCAATCGCCACCCGAAGTACAAGACGGAACTCTGCCACAAGTTCTACCTCCAGGGCCGCTGCCCCTATGGCTCACGCTGCCACTTCATCCACAACCCCAGCGAGGACCTGGCCGCCCCGGGCCAACCCCATGTGCTTCGCCAGAGCATCAGCTTCTCTGGCCTGCCCTCAGGCCGCCGAACCTCGCCACCACCAACCGGCCTGGCAGGCTCTTCCCTGTCCTTCTCGCCCTCCAgctccccaccaccacctgggGAGCTTCCACTTTCACCCTCTGCCTTCTCTGCTGCCCCTGGGACCCCTGTGGCACGAAGAGACCCCACCCCAGCCTGTTGTCCCTCCTGCCGAAGGGCCACTCCTATCAGCATCTGGGGGCCCTTGGGTGGCCTGGCTCGGAGCCCCTCTACACAGTCCCTGGGATCTGACCCCGATGAATATGCCAGCAGCGGCAGCAGCCTGGGGGGATCTGACTCGCCTGTCTTTGAGGCAGGGGTTTTTGGGCCACCCCAGCCACCTGCACCTGCAGTCCCCCGGAGACTCCCCATCTTCAATCGCATCTCGGTTTCTGAGTGA